In one Rhodococcus sp. B50 genomic region, the following are encoded:
- a CDS encoding thiolase family protein, with amino-acid sequence MTAPERIVIVDGARTPVGSFGGALKDVPAHELGATAVREALRRAGVAGEDIDEVVMGCIGQVGADAYNARRVTLAAGLPVSTPALTVNRLCGSGLQAVWSAAQEIRWGAAEITVAGGDESMSRMPFYDFGARSGYKLGNRELVDGTVGMLTDPFSGLHMGVTAENVAREYGVSREQQDEFALESQRRAATDAAKAVFAEEITPVEIGGRKPVTVTEDEHPKPDTTLEVLGKLRSAFIKDGTVTAGNASGINDGAAALVLARESVARERGLAGSVVLESVVTAAMEPELMGYAPTLALVKLFEQNGLTPADIDTVELNEAFASQALAVARDAKLDPEKTNPYGGAIALGHPVGATGAILTLRVAKDLIRRDLELGVVTMCIGGGQALAALLRRVS; translated from the coding sequence ATGACCGCTCCGGAACGCATCGTCATCGTCGACGGCGCACGCACCCCCGTCGGAAGCTTCGGCGGCGCCCTCAAGGACGTACCCGCGCACGAACTCGGCGCCACCGCGGTACGCGAGGCGCTGCGACGTGCGGGTGTCGCGGGCGAGGACATCGACGAGGTGGTCATGGGCTGCATCGGCCAGGTCGGCGCCGATGCCTACAACGCCCGTCGTGTGACCCTCGCCGCCGGACTGCCCGTCTCCACCCCGGCCCTGACCGTCAACCGGCTGTGCGGTTCCGGACTGCAGGCCGTGTGGTCCGCGGCCCAGGAGATCCGTTGGGGTGCTGCCGAGATCACCGTCGCCGGCGGCGACGAGAGCATGTCCCGCATGCCGTTCTACGACTTCGGTGCCCGCAGCGGCTACAAGCTCGGCAACCGCGAACTCGTCGACGGCACCGTCGGCATGCTCACCGACCCGTTCAGCGGACTGCACATGGGCGTCACCGCCGAGAACGTCGCCCGCGAGTACGGCGTCAGCCGTGAGCAGCAGGACGAGTTCGCCCTCGAATCGCAGCGCCGCGCCGCCACCGACGCGGCGAAGGCCGTCTTCGCCGAGGAGATCACCCCGGTCGAGATCGGTGGCCGCAAGCCCGTCACCGTCACCGAGGACGAGCACCCCAAGCCCGACACCACCCTCGAGGTGCTCGGCAAGCTGCGCTCGGCGTTCATCAAGGACGGAACCGTCACCGCCGGTAACGCCTCCGGCATCAACGACGGCGCGGCCGCCCTCGTCCTGGCCCGCGAGTCGGTGGCCCGCGAACGCGGCCTCGCCGGCTCCGTCGTGCTCGAGTCCGTCGTCACCGCAGCGATGGAACCCGAACTCATGGGCTACGCACCCACGCTCGCCCTGGTGAAGCTGTTCGAGCAGAACGGCCTGACCCCGGCCGACATCGACACCGTCGAGCTCAACGAGGCCTTCGCCTCGCAGGCCCTCGCCGTGGCACGCGATGCCAAGCTCGACCCGGAGAAGACCAACCCCTACGGCGGTGCCATCGCCCTGGGCCACCCGGTCGGCGCGACCGGCGCGATCCTCACGCTGCGCGTCGCCAAGGACCTGATCCGCCGCGACCTCGAACTCGGCGTCGTCACCATGTGCATCGGTGGCGGACAGGCACTCGCCGCGCTGCTGCGCCGCGTGTCCTGA
- a CDS encoding TIGR02680 family protein, with amino-acid sequence MTHVPDPSALDGNPPPRFPDRWRLRRAGIVNVWHYLDVEFVLSGGRMILRGTNGSGKSRALEMLLPFLLDGDRRRMDATGAAKVDLDELMRTGASDTTDRVGYLWLELARPSGHLTIGAQIRHRSDARRSEVYFFTTPLCVGTDLRLVDDARVPLSRERLTELVGADNLTRDPERHRESVRRLVFGLHGETGRDRYDGLLQLLHTLRSPDVGNRIDEGRLPQILSDALPPLTENMLAEAGGRLDLLGETRQEQIRLETARAHVLRFHEMYRRYAADLLRADADTAVEVAQRVVETRCALAAAEAEAADLDAQAAAADTRLRERRDQVAELDRAIRGLETHEMFRSADDLAQRQLAVDALHRAAEHAAAAAERSRLRERRDAGHAAGVLDELTCAVTRAARRLATAGRDLLSVGLSHDTVPTTLHFSVDPPPAVLEPVRTGVHDTPEQVVRPVVATVSLDPEQVGDARDAVLRSAEATRRRRDQADRRLVEARRLDAAAHAVREAEAAADRAARDAEHRAVEAAETDAGVGAAAAGLQHRWREWITADRTTALLPELDRDRVVLMRRLSTQLDALIDTAPADITPPDLGSDGVDLDSALGELDSLPAAAARSALSDLDNVPAERERRERDARIAREHLVREQAALEAAGEGPEQAPWHVRTDGVPLWRAVEFVGTLGDDDRAGIEAALLAAGFLTATVDGEGRLRALGGQVLVSPRGEPPAQPLSTVLRPDPDAGVPLPAINAVLNTIGFEDATAVASVSRDGRWHNGVLRGRHTAETPRCVGRAAREAATAARRVRLDEIRAELIRIDLATEQLRVDFPDAAHRRAEIDAHLSTAPTSHALRAALERRRHAYGRVRSAADTAVELREQATALRARWSADLDAHRTACSHFGVPGEVPELEALVAGCASTEALCADLARDLGDVLSAHTRFTDAADRCAQATAERIEAEEIAESCRYEWHAKAAVVAAQTAAVDVDAGDLARELRDSEAERARADEQFRRTVAHREHLGRAVAEVLQRCAATRERLDRDRRELAAAAELLAAHLQLPEVHAALEKDPDPTAASSWTLLPPVHPEDPDHVRSVARDLLAALPPRTGIDENAMLVALQQFDRDIAARFDVEHTVTHGVHRVRIAGVGDDSTPAGVSAALTRRVEEGRRTLSQREHDVFTGFVLGGVADELRRRIDRARQLITAMNDSLAESRTTHGIGVRIEWRPGGEDTDAARLTRLLTDTDRSADDAAELVEMLRRRVESAHAADPAAGFALHLSQALDYRRWHEVEVTIVGPGPDQERRISARAKISQGETRFVSYIALFAAADGCLSGLPDTGTALRLVLLDDAFAKIDDPTIGELMGLLVRQDIDFVMTGHALWGCVPEVPELDVYEVRRLGDGAAVTTRVHWDGRVRRLRPLTDLPT; translated from the coding sequence ATGACCCATGTGCCCGACCCGTCCGCCCTCGACGGGAACCCTCCACCCCGCTTCCCGGATCGCTGGCGTCTCCGCCGCGCCGGGATCGTCAACGTCTGGCACTATCTCGACGTCGAATTCGTCCTGTCCGGTGGACGGATGATCCTGCGCGGCACCAACGGCTCCGGCAAGTCCCGCGCCCTCGAGATGTTGTTGCCGTTCCTTCTCGACGGCGACCGCAGGCGCATGGACGCGACGGGTGCCGCGAAGGTCGATCTGGACGAACTCATGCGCACCGGAGCTTCGGATACGACCGATCGTGTCGGATATCTGTGGCTCGAACTCGCTCGTCCCAGTGGACATCTCACCATCGGAGCGCAGATCCGCCACCGCTCCGACGCACGTCGCAGCGAGGTGTACTTCTTCACGACGCCCCTGTGTGTCGGCACCGACCTGCGTCTCGTCGACGACGCTCGCGTCCCCCTCTCGCGCGAGCGGCTCACCGAACTCGTCGGCGCCGACAATCTCACCCGCGACCCGGAACGGCATCGCGAGTCGGTGCGCAGGCTGGTGTTCGGCCTGCACGGTGAGACCGGACGCGACCGCTACGACGGCCTGCTGCAACTGCTGCACACCCTGCGCTCACCCGACGTCGGCAACCGGATCGACGAGGGTCGCCTTCCGCAGATCCTGTCGGACGCGCTGCCACCACTGACGGAGAACATGCTCGCCGAGGCCGGAGGTCGCCTCGACCTGCTCGGCGAGACTCGTCAGGAACAGATCCGGCTCGAGACGGCGCGCGCACACGTGCTGCGCTTCCACGAAATGTACCGGCGGTATGCGGCCGACCTGCTCCGCGCCGACGCCGACACCGCCGTCGAGGTCGCGCAGCGGGTCGTCGAGACCCGATGCGCACTCGCCGCCGCAGAGGCCGAGGCGGCCGACCTCGACGCCCAGGCCGCCGCCGCCGACACCCGCCTCCGGGAGCGCCGCGATCAGGTGGCCGAACTCGACCGGGCGATCCGCGGACTCGAAACCCACGAGATGTTCCGGTCCGCGGACGATCTCGCGCAGCGTCAGCTCGCCGTCGATGCGCTCCATCGCGCAGCCGAACACGCGGCAGCCGCGGCCGAGCGCAGTCGCCTGCGGGAACGGCGCGACGCGGGCCATGCGGCCGGTGTCCTCGACGAACTGACCTGCGCGGTCACGCGCGCCGCGCGGCGTCTCGCGACGGCGGGCCGCGACCTGCTGTCGGTGGGTCTTTCGCACGACACCGTGCCGACCACGCTGCACTTCTCCGTCGACCCCCCACCGGCTGTGCTCGAACCCGTCCGGACCGGCGTCCACGACACCCCCGAGCAGGTGGTGAGGCCGGTCGTGGCGACGGTGTCTCTCGACCCCGAACAGGTCGGCGATGCCCGGGACGCGGTCCTGCGCTCGGCCGAGGCGACCCGTCGCAGGCGGGACCAGGCCGACCGGCGACTGGTCGAGGCGCGTCGTCTCGACGCCGCCGCGCACGCGGTCCGCGAGGCCGAGGCGGCCGCCGATCGCGCGGCCCGCGACGCCGAACACCGTGCGGTCGAAGCCGCCGAGACCGATGCCGGTGTCGGCGCGGCCGCCGCCGGTCTGCAGCACCGGTGGCGCGAGTGGATCACCGCCGACCGCACGACGGCGCTGCTGCCGGAGCTCGACCGGGATCGGGTCGTTCTGATGCGCCGACTGTCCACGCAGCTCGACGCGCTGATCGACACGGCCCCGGCCGACATCACTCCGCCCGATCTCGGCTCCGACGGCGTCGACCTCGATTCGGCACTCGGGGAGCTGGATTCGCTGCCGGCAGCCGCCGCGCGTTCCGCGCTGAGTGACCTCGACAACGTCCCGGCGGAACGGGAGCGTCGAGAACGCGACGCACGGATCGCGCGCGAGCACCTCGTCCGTGAGCAGGCCGCGCTCGAAGCAGCGGGCGAGGGGCCCGAGCAGGCGCCCTGGCACGTGCGCACCGACGGTGTCCCTCTGTGGCGGGCGGTGGAATTCGTCGGCACCCTCGGGGACGACGACCGCGCCGGAATCGAGGCGGCGCTGCTCGCCGCGGGTTTCCTCACTGCCACGGTCGACGGGGAGGGACGCTTGCGCGCACTCGGCGGCCAGGTCCTCGTCTCGCCGCGCGGTGAACCACCGGCACAGCCCCTGTCAACGGTCCTGCGCCCCGACCCCGACGCCGGCGTACCGCTGCCGGCGATCAACGCCGTCCTGAACACGATCGGTTTCGAGGACGCCACCGCCGTGGCCTCGGTCTCGCGGGACGGTCGCTGGCACAACGGTGTTCTGCGCGGACGGCACACCGCCGAGACCCCACGCTGCGTCGGCAGGGCGGCCCGCGAGGCTGCTACCGCGGCCCGCCGCGTGCGCCTCGACGAGATCCGCGCCGAACTCATCCGGATCGACCTCGCGACGGAACAGCTGCGCGTCGACTTCCCCGACGCGGCGCACCGACGGGCGGAGATCGACGCGCACCTGTCGACCGCACCGACCTCGCACGCCCTGCGAGCCGCCCTCGAACGGCGTCGGCACGCGTACGGGCGCGTGCGTTCCGCGGCGGACACCGCGGTGGAGCTGCGCGAACAGGCAACGGCGCTGCGGGCCCGCTGGAGCGCCGACCTCGACGCCCATCGCACCGCGTGCTCGCACTTCGGGGTGCCCGGTGAGGTTCCGGAACTCGAGGCGCTGGTCGCCGGGTGTGCCTCCACCGAAGCGCTGTGCGCCGACCTGGCCCGCGATCTCGGTGACGTCCTCTCCGCACACACCCGGTTCACGGACGCCGCCGATCGGTGCGCGCAGGCCACAGCCGAGCGGATCGAGGCGGAGGAGATCGCCGAATCGTGCCGCTACGAATGGCACGCGAAGGCCGCGGTGGTCGCGGCCCAGACCGCGGCCGTGGACGTCGACGCCGGCGACCTGGCGAGGGAACTGCGCGACTCGGAGGCCGAACGGGCACGCGCCGACGAGCAGTTCCGACGCACGGTCGCTCACCGCGAGCACCTCGGCCGTGCCGTCGCCGAGGTGCTGCAACGATGCGCGGCTACGCGCGAACGACTCGACCGCGACCGGCGCGAACTCGCCGCGGCCGCGGAACTGCTCGCCGCGCACCTGCAGCTGCCCGAAGTGCACGCCGCACTCGAGAAGGATCCCGATCCGACCGCTGCGTCCTCGTGGACGCTGCTCCCTCCCGTCCACCCCGAGGATCCCGACCACGTGCGCTCGGTGGCTCGGGACCTCCTGGCCGCGCTGCCGCCGCGCACCGGAATCGACGAGAACGCGATGCTGGTCGCGCTGCAGCAGTTCGATCGCGATATCGCCGCCCGCTTCGACGTCGAGCACACGGTGACGCACGGTGTCCACCGGGTACGGATCGCCGGGGTGGGCGACGACAGCACACCCGCGGGCGTCTCGGCCGCACTCACCCGTCGAGTCGAGGAGGGCCGCAGGACCCTGTCGCAACGGGAGCACGACGTGTTCACCGGCTTCGTGCTAGGCGGTGTGGCCGACGAACTGCGCCGCCGGATCGACCGGGCACGGCAGCTGATCACGGCGATGAACGACAGTCTCGCCGAGAGCCGCACGACGCACGGGATCGGCGTGCGGATCGAGTGGCGACCCGGTGGCGAGGACACCGACGCGGCTCGCCTGACGCGACTGCTCACCGACACCGACCGCTCGGCCGACGATGCGGCCGAACTGGTCGAGATGCTGCGCCGCCGGGTCGAGTCCGCGCATGCCGCCGACCCGGCCGCCGGGTTCGCGCTGCACCTGTCGCAGGCACTGGACTACCGACGCTGGCACGAGGTCGAGGTGACGATCGTCGGCCCGGGACCGGACCAGGAGCGACGGATTTCCGCGCGCGCCAAGATATCCCAAGGTGAGACGCGCTTCGTGTCGTACATCGCGCTGTTCGCGGCGGCAGACGGCTGTCTCTCGGGTCTTCCCGACACCGGTACCGCATTGCGGCTGGTGCTGCTCGACGACGCGTTCGCCAAGATCGACGATCCGACGATCGGTGAGCTGATGGGCCTGCTCGTGCGGCAGGACATCGATTTCGTCATGACCGGGCACGCGCTGTGGGGTTGTGTGCCCGAGGTACCCGAACTCGACGTCTACGAGGTCCGCCGGCTCGGCGACGGTGCGGCCGTGACGACCCGCGTCCACTGGGACGGCCGCGTGCGGCGCCTGCGGCCGCTCACCGACCTACCGACATGA
- a CDS encoding chorismate mutase: protein MTVQLDSPGIASVGEASSTEAELGELFEQIRELDAQLLAVIKRRSELVQRVGASAKGTDASREAQSEEMAVLGRFDELGADGSTIAMTLLRLGRTRKA, encoded by the coding sequence ATGACTGTCCAGCTTGATTCGCCTGGCATCGCGTCCGTCGGCGAAGCTTCGTCGACCGAGGCAGAGCTCGGCGAGCTGTTCGAGCAGATCAGGGAGCTCGACGCCCAGTTGCTCGCGGTGATCAAGCGGCGTTCGGAGCTCGTTCAGCGCGTCGGAGCATCGGCGAAGGGCACCGACGCGAGCCGCGAGGCACAATCCGAAGAAATGGCCGTCCTCGGCCGGTTCGACGAACTCGGCGCCGACGGAAGCACGATCGCCATGACGCTGCTGCGCCTCGGCCGCACCCGCAAGGCCTGA